A stretch of the Kushneria konosiri genome encodes the following:
- the ugpA gene encoding sn-glycerol-3-phosphate ABC transporter permease UgpA has protein sequence MSTFQRHRLAPWMLMAPQLIIVLVFFFWPAVTALRQSFYVQDAFGLGETFAGLSNFTRVLASGSYHEALFNTAIFSVSVAFGAMAIALLLATMADRVLKASRVYRTLLIWPYAVAPAAAGVLWMFMLDPTLGVLTRGLSALGIHWDFRLNGHQAMALVIVAAIWQQMSYNFVFFLAGLQGIPASLMEAAAIDGAGPWRRFWTITFPLLSPISFFLLVMNTIYAFFDTFGTIDTTTGGGPGGATRTLVYKLYQDGIIGLDLGGSAAQSVLLMLMVGLLTLIQFRYVERRVQYH, from the coding sequence ATGTCCACCTTTCAGCGTCATCGCCTTGCACCATGGATGCTCATGGCACCGCAGCTCATCATCGTGCTGGTGTTCTTTTTCTGGCCAGCCGTGACGGCTCTTCGACAATCCTTTTATGTGCAGGATGCCTTCGGTCTGGGAGAGACCTTCGCCGGTCTTTCAAACTTCACGCGAGTACTGGCCTCCGGCAGCTACCATGAGGCGCTCTTCAACACGGCCATCTTCAGTGTCAGCGTGGCCTTCGGCGCCATGGCAATTGCGCTGCTGCTGGCCACCATGGCCGACCGAGTACTGAAGGCCAGCCGTGTCTACCGAACGCTTTTGATCTGGCCCTATGCCGTGGCCCCCGCTGCAGCCGGCGTTTTGTGGATGTTCATGCTCGATCCCACGCTGGGGGTGCTGACCAGGGGGCTGAGCGCTCTGGGCATTCACTGGGACTTTCGACTCAACGGTCATCAGGCCATGGCACTGGTGATCGTGGCCGCCATCTGGCAACAGATGAGCTACAACTTCGTGTTTTTTCTGGCCGGCCTGCAGGGCATTCCGGCCAGTCTGATGGAGGCCGCAGCCATTGATGGTGCCGGCCCCTGGCGACGCTTCTGGACCATCACCTTTCCGCTGCTCTCGCCCATCAGCTTCTTTCTGCTGGTCATGAACACGATCTACGCCTTTTTCGACACCTTCGGCACCATCGACACCACCACCGGCGGCGGGCCGGGCGGCGCGACCCGCACGCTGGTCTACAAGCTTTATCAGGACGGCATCATCGGGCTGGACCTGGGCGGTTCGGCGGCACAGTCGGTGCTTTTGATGCTGATGGTGGGTCTTTTGACGCTGATTCAGTTTCGCTACGTCGAGCGCCGCGTGCAGTACCACTAA